The Arachidicoccus terrestris genome includes the window CCTGATCTATTACAATCGAAAAGACTCAACATTCAAAAGATTTACCCACAACCCGGCAGACCCTTCCAGCCTATGTGCTGACGTGATCGTCGGACTTTGTTATGACAGCCAGCACCGGCTTTGGATCGGGACTTACTATGGGGGGCTGGATTGTTATCAGAACGGCCGGTTTACACATTATCGCCATCAGGCGGGCAATCCCGCAAGTCTCAGTGATAACCGGGTCTGGGATATTATTGAGGATCATAAGAAGGGTATCTGGGTCGGCACATTGGGTGGCGGCCTTCAGAAACTGGATCCTGCTACGGGCAAATTCACCACTTGGCCGCCCAGCCAAAACAGCATTGACGGTATTGAATATATCCTGACCATGGACCAACTGGAAAACGGGGATTTGTGGGTGGGTACGGCAGCTGGAATTGAAATCTATCCTGCCGGCGGGGCCCCTGCCCGGCATCTGGGTAGTGTACGCGGAGATCAGGCCTCACTCAGCAATGACAATATCAATGCCATATATGAGGATAAGAAAGGTTATGTCTGGGTAGGTACACGCGAAGGGCTGAATTGTATAGATACCCGTTCAGGACATATCAGACGATATACCACCCGGGAGGGGCTGCCGGATAATACCGTGCTTACCCTACTGGAAGATAAGACAGGTTATCTGTGGATGAGTACCCCCAGTGGACTCATCCGGTTTGATCCTCCGAAAACATTTTCCGGCAGCCTTTCGCCCGCGGCCTTTCGCAAATTTGATGAGTCTGATGGATTACAAGGCCGCGAGTTTAATGAAAAGTCTGCCTTTAAAACCAGATCAGGCGCACTGATATTTGGCGGGGCCGGCGGTTTTAATCTCTTTAACCCGGATTCCATCAGTATCGATTATCATACAGCTCCTATTGTCTTTACCGAACTGCAGATTGGCGGCAAACCGGCGAAGATCGGAGAAAAGTACAGCGGTCATATCATATTAAATCAGTCCGCCTCCTGGACCGGCAACCTCAAACTGCCCTATGGTGCCAGCGACTTCTCCCTTTCTTTTATGGCCCTGGGCTATGGTCACTCCCCCAGAATCAAATATGCCTACCGGTTAAAGAACTTTAATGATGAATGGATACTGATTGAGAGCAATGCCGATAACCGGGCCACCTATACGAATCTGGACCCGGGCGCATATACACTGGAGGTAAAGAGTTGTAATCAGGACGGCATCTGGAGTAAGCAGCCTGCAACCATGCAACTCAGTATCCTGCCGCCGTTCTGGAAATCTTCCTGGGCTTACCTGATCTATATCATATTATTGGCACTGCTGTTATACCTGGCCAGAAGTATTTTACTCTATAGGGCGCGGATGCGTTTCGCCTTAGAACAAGAACGGCAGCAGGCTAGTCATACACATGATATGGATATGCTTAAGATCCGGTTTCTCACCAATATCAGTCATGAGTTCAGAACACCACTCAGTCTGATCATTGCCCCACTGGATAAGCTCATGAAAGAGGCGCATGAACCTCATCTGAAAGGGCAGCTGGACATGGTCCGTCGCAATGCTAAACGATTATTGCATCTGGTCAGCCAACTGCTGGACTTCAGAAAAATGGAAGTACAGGAAATTCAGCTACATCCTACAGACGGAGATATCGTTTCTTTTGTGAGAGATACCGCTATTTCTTTTACAGATATTGCAGAAAAGAAAAATATCAATTTCTCCATTAAAAGTCAGGTGTCGTCATTGCAGGCCAGCTTTGATCCCGACAAGCTGGAAAGAATATTATTCAACTTATTGTCTAATGCCTTCAAATTTACCCCTGAGAGCGGTCAGATCACTTTGAGCATGCAGGAAGAAACCGACGCGCATCATAAAAAGTGGCTGAAGATCTGCGTTGAAGACAACGGCATAGGCATACCGGAAAATAAACTACATCAGATATTTGAACGTTTTTTCCAGCACGATCTCCCCTATCAAATGGTCAATGCCGGCAGTGGCATCGGACTTTCCATTACACAGGAGTTTGTGCGACTGCATGGAGGACGGATCGATGTCACCAGCAGCGAAGGACAAGGAAGTCGTTTTAATGTCTGGCTACCCGTTGTACCTGCTGCAACTGAACCTCAGGAAGGCACAGATGCAATAAAAGAAAAATCCGACACCTTTTTGCTTAATCCGGAAAAGAACAAAATACAAGTAACCGCTCTAAGCGCCTTTCCATCCACAGCCTACGCGCCTCAGGAAAAACCAGATGGCCGCAGGAAAACAATATTGCTCGTAGAAGATCATGAAGACTTTAGATTTTACCTGAAAGATAACCTCGGTGTGCAGTTTAATATACTGGAAGCTGCCGATGGACATAAAGGCTGGGAGTTCTGCCTGAACGCCAAACCGGATCTGGTCGTTAGTGACATTATGATGGAGGGGATGGATGGGCTGCAACTTTGCCGTAAAATCAAAAAAGACCCATGCACAGCTTCTATTCCGGTGATTCTGTTATCTGCGAAGGCCTCTCAGGAACAACAGGTGGAAGGGCTCCGGCAAGGAGCGAATGACTATATGACCAAACCTTTCAATTTTGAAGTATTGCAGGCGCGTATTTTAAATCTGCTGCATCAGGCAAAACAAACTAAAAAAGAAGCGCCTGCCAAAATTGAGATTGAACCCACACATACCACAATAGACAGCCAGCAGGATCAATTTTTACAGGCCGCCAGAGAAGCAGTGGAAACGGCCATGGACGACAGCGAATTTTCTGTCGAACAACTCAGCCAGGCATTATTTGTAAGTCGTGTCACCTTATATAAGAAGCTGGTAGCCATCACTGGCAAGACACCCATTGAGTTTATACGCACCCTTCGGATGAAGAGGGCGGCAGCCTATCTCCAAAAAGGCATGAATGTCGCCCAGGCAGCCTATGAAGTCGGTTATAATAATCCGAAGAATTTTACCAAACACTTTAAACAAGCGTTCGGGATCTTACCTTCTCAGTATAGCAAAGAACAACGGTTGGATGACCTGCTGGAAAAAGACAACGAATCTTAACCTGAAACAAAGCTCATGTTCCCCGCTTTCCCTTACATGACCGTCAGAATCATTTGTGACCGGATTTACATTTAGATCTTCTGTTGAGATCTACTGAAAGAAATAAGAGCCGGTAGGATTATTTCCAGAATTTTAAACAAACACCATAATAGCCAGCCATCGGCGGCCGGTGGCCCGGGGATCGATTTTCCGTCTAAAACGACCTTCTTTTTGCATAAAAAAGCCACGGTTAACAAATGTGACCCTTTATATCAACATGCGTATACCATCCCTTAACAAATGCAACCCCAATTCTGAACGCCAGATCTGACCGTTAGTGTATGTTAACGATAGCTTTGGATTGTTAATATAAATTTAATGCAAAGGCATTAAAGCCATTTATCATAACAATCTAAATAAAGCATGCGAGATATTGTACGTATCAACAAAAGGCAAAGCAGAAAACCTCCCGTCCTACAGCAAATTGGGCTATTGTTTTTAACAATCCTGGGATGTTATGGCGTCCGGGCACAATCAGTGACGCCTCCCTACAAGAAAATCCCCAATGGCATAGCAATTTGCCTCAACCAGTCCGGGACACCCCCTCAGTATCTGAGATTACAATTCGTAACACCATCCATACTACATGTGATCGTCAAGCCTGACAGCAATTTTATTACGGCACCCACCTTAATGATTCAGGCCAGACCCCTTGAAAACATCGATTATAAGGTATCTACACTTAAAAACGGAAGGGAACTGGAAATCAAATCCGGGCGTTTACAGGCGGTAGTAGACCTGATCACTGGTAAAATCAGTTATCTGGATCAAAACGACCATGCCTTACTGCGGGAAACCGGCAATGCCCGCAGCTTTAAACCCATAGAGATCGCGGCATCCGGGTATTACAATATCGTCCAGCAATTTGACAATGTGCAGAACAGCCCTTTATTTGGTCTGGGAGGCAATCAGCTAGGCTACACGGATCTCAGGGGAAAAGACCTGGAAATGATCCAATATAATTCCAATGTCTTTAATCCTTTTCTGGTTAGTACCGGTCATTTTGCCCTGCTCTGGAATAACAGCTCCATCACTTATTACGGTCACCCTGAGCAGTATAGAACATTGGCAGACTTAAAGCTATTTGATGTAGAGGGGAAGCCCGGCGCATTGACGGCTACCTATATAACAGACACCACCCATCCGGCCGGCATGTTCAGCCGGCGGGAAAAATCAATTGGCTACCAGTTCGCAAAAGATTCCGCGTTGTTACCGGGGCGCTTTAAAATGACTACCCGTTCTAAAGTCATTTGGGAGGGGGCAGTTTCATCCGATCAATCCACGGCGATGTATGACTTTATTCTTAAGTTCGGCGGCTATGTCAAGGTCTGGCTGGATCATCAACCGGTGGTTGACTGGTGGCGTCAAGCCTGGAATCCTGCAGAAGTGCCTTTTAAGCTCCAAATGGAGTCTGGCAAAAAATACGATATCAAGGTAGAGTGGGCTCCGGATGGAACCTCCTCCTTTGCTGCGCTACGGCAAAAAAGACAAATTAAGGATCAAGACCGTCAGATTCGCTTCCATTCCGAGGCCGGAAAACAGATCGATTACTATGTGCTCACCGGTCAGAAGATCGATAGCCTGATCAGCGGTTATCGTTATCTGACCGGCAAAGCTCCCATTATGCCAAAATGGGCGTACGGGTTCTGGCAGAGCAAAGAGCATTACAATAGCCAGAAAGAGATCCTTGCAACGGCCAAACAGTTCCGGCAAAAGCAAATCCCCATTGATAATATCGTACAAGACTGGTATTACTGGAAAAAAGATGACTGGGGTTCTCAGGAATTCGACCGTAGCCGTTATCCGGATCCGGCCGGTATGATCCGCCAGCTGCATAACGATTACGACTTGCGTTTTATGATCTCTGTCTGGCCAAAATTCTATGAGGGTTCCAAATATTTTAAACAGTTTTGGGACAATAACTGGCTGTATAAACAAAATGTGATTGAAAAACGCAAAGACTGGATGGGCTATGTCTCTACTTTCTATGACGCTTTTAATCCTGCCGCAGGCAGCGCCTTCTGGGATATTGTAAAAGAAAAGATTTACAGCAAAGGCGTAGATGCCTGGTGGCTGGATGCAACTGAACCGGATATCGTCGACAACATCACCAACGACCGCCGGATGGAGCTGATGACGCCGAGTTATGCAGGTGCGCCGCAGATTGATTTTAATGCTTATGCACTGGCCCAGGATAAGACCTTCTATACCGGGCAACGTGATGCGGATCCCAATAAACGTGTCTTTATCCTGACCCGTTCGGCCTTTACAGGTGCCCAGCGCTACGCCGCCGCCACCTGGAGTGGGGACATTGGCGCCACCTGGCAGGAAATGCATCGTCAGATCGCCACGGGCATCAGTTTCTCCATGGCAGGTATTCCCTATTGGAGCATGGACATCGGTGGCTTTGCGGTGGAAAGCAAATACCAGAAGCCCGGACCAAAATTAAAAGAAGCCTGGCGGGAACTGCAGACCCGTTGGTTCCAGTTTGGCGCCTTTAGTCCAATCTTCCGTTCCCATGGCCAGGCACCCGCCAGAGAAATGTTCAACATCGCGCCTGAAGGCCATCCTGCCTATAGCTCCATGTTATATTACGATCAGCTCAGGTACCGGCTGATGCCCTATATCTATTCGGTGGGAGCGGCTACTTATTTTAAAAATTATACACCTATGCGTGGCCTGGCCATGGATTTTCCCGAAGATCAGCAAGCCACCGCCATCACGGATGCTTATATGTTTGGCCCCGGTTTACTCATAGCGCCGGTGACCCGCCCCCATGTCACCACAAAAGCAGTCTACCTGCCTAAAGGCGTTCAATGGTACGGGTTCTATAACGGTAAGCACTTTAATGGCGGGCAGATTATTCAGGCAACGGCGCCTTACGGACGCATGCCGGTTTTTGTATCGGCAGGCACCATCCTGCCGACCGGTCCGGTTCGCCAACATACCGGCCCGCTGGCCGACACGCTGGACATTTATGTTTATGCGGGAAAAGACGGACAGTTTACCCTTTATGAGGATCAGGGAACCACCTATGATTATGAAAAAGGCCAGTTTCAGAAAATAGAGTTTAAGTACCGGGATACCACCGGCAACCTCGAAATCAGCGCACCGAAAGGGCGTTATAACGAAAAAGTACCGGGCCATAAAACTTTCAGAATATACTGGGTAAATCCTGCATCTGCGGTAGGAATAGATGCAAAAGCGGCACCAGCCAAAACAGTCATTTATAAAGACCGGCCCGTTAAGATATCACTTCATTAAATAAATACATAACGCTTTTTTTCACTATAGACCGACTAAGTGCAATATTCTACAGAACAAACATGCAAACATTTAATTCATTCAACTCATTTTAACTATTAAATCCCGATTCAATTATGCCTTATTCAAATTTAATCTTTAACCTGCTTACCAGGGGCGGCCAGCCCGGACAAAGATCCGGGGCAGCTGCTCCTGATCTGCATCTCAGCTTGCGGCGGCCACTCCTGATCCTGCTGATTCTCGCGCTGGGCATTTTTCCGGCTACGGCACAGACAGCCTTAAAAGGTAAAGTCGTGTCAAAGACAGATGGAGCTGCTTTGAGTGGCGTCTCGATTCAAGTGAAAGACGCCTCCGGCACTTTACATCAGGGTGTGATCACCAACGCAAATGGAGAATTTTCCCTGGAAGCGACAGCCGGCTCAACCATTCGCTTCTCCCGTATCGGCTTTTCCACACTGGAAGTGGCTGCTGCGTCCGTTCCGAAAATCGTTGAACTGACGGAGACCAGTCAGAATCTGGATGCTGTTGTCGTCGTGGGTTATGGCACGCAACGCAAAAAAGACCTGACCGGCGCTACCGTGCATCTTGGCGGTGACAACCTAAGCGAAAACCATACAATTAATACCTTACAGAACCTGCAGGGAAAAGCGCCCGGCGTACAGGTAACTTCTACCTCCGGTCAGCCAGGAGACGGGGTAAAGATCAGGATCCGCGGCATTGGCACCAATGGCAACACGAACCCGCTATATGTGGTAGATGGCATGCCCACTTCTGATATCTCTTACCTGAATCCCTCAGACATCGCTTCTCTGGACATCTTAAAAGATGCGGCTTCGGCGGCCATTTATGGCACCAGGGCAGCGAATGGCATTGTGCTCATTACAACTGTCAAAGGAGGAAAAGGCGGTATGCGCACAGCCCTGCATGGGTATTATGGTATACAGAATCCTTTGAAAAGGCAAAGTCTGCTAAATGCCAGACAATATGCTGTCATTATGAATGAGTCGGCACTTAATTCCGGTAAGGGGCCTTCTTATTTTTATACGCAGCAAGAAATTGATTCCATGGGCAAGGGAACCAATTGGCAGCAGGCCGCTACCAATAAAAATGCGCCGATCGAAAACTACGACCTAAGCTTTTCCGGTGGCAACGGCATTTCTACGTATGCCAGTTCGCTTTCTTATCAGAAGCAGGAAGGTATTATCGGACTCTCCGGCAAATCATATTATGAAAGATTTGGATTCAGGATCAATTCCGACCACAAAGTCTATAAAGATATTTTAAAGTTCGGGGAGAATTTATCTTATACACATTCCAATCAGAGCGGTATCGGAACGGGTAATATCTATGGGAATTCTATCAGAGGCCTGCTCAATACCAGCCCCACTTTCCCTGTCTATAATACGGACGGTAGTTATGGCACCTCCCAGATGAGTTCCGAAGAGGTGAATCCGGTAGCAGCCATGGCTACCCTCAATCAAAATAAAACGATCACGGACCGCTTCTTGGGGAACGCTTATCTGGAAGCAAAACTGCTGCAGCATTTTACCCTGAGATCCAGCTTTGGCATCGATTTATCCTTTTACTCCACCAATAGCTTCATTCCCATCTATGATCTGGCCGCCAATAGCTCTTCTACCACAACCACGGCCAATCAGGGCCTGTACCGCAACTTCACCTGGAACTGGGATAACACCCTGACCTATGACAATCAGTTCGGTCAGCATAAACTCAATGTACTGATCGGCACCAGCGCCCAGGAATTTGCAGGCTTCACCGTCAGCGGCAGTAAGCAAGACCTTTCCATTGAGGACTTTGAACATGCCATCATTGATAACGGAAAAGAAGGCACGCAGAAGGCCTACGGATCCAGAAGCGAGTACGCCCTGAACTCCTATATGGCCCGTGTCAATTACAGCTATGCAGAAAAATATCTCCTTACAGCGATTGTCAGAAGAGACGCTTCCATCAGTTTCGGAAGCAATCACCGCTGGGCAACCTTTCCCTCTTTCTCTGCCGGCTGGATTCTGACTAACGAAGCATTTTTGAAAAATACAGGCTGGCTGAACTTCCTGAAACTCCGTGCCGGCTGGGGCCAGAACGGCAATGACCAGATCCCTCACTTCGTTTATCTGGCCACCGTATCGTCTCTGAAAATGGGTTATTATTTTGGCGGGCAGGATGCATCGACGATCAGCGTGGGAGCAGCACCCGATTACATTGCCAACCCCGACCTGAAATGGGAGGCCTCAGAGCAGGAAGATATCGGATTTGATGCTACTTTGTTTGATCATTTTACACTGAACTTCGACTGGTTCCGCAAAACCAGTAAGGACTGGCTGGTCAGACCCCCCATTCCGGATATTGTAGGTACCGGCGCTCCTTATATCAATGGAGGAGACATCGTCAATCAGGGCGTGGAAATAGCCCTGAATTACAATGCGCAGATTGGCGATGTTAACCTCAGCGTCGGCGGTAATATTGCGTTTAATAAAAACAAGGCTGTGAGCGTCCCCAATACCGATGGCATTATCCATGGCGCCACCAATCTCATTTCCTCTAACACAGAAGAGTTCTACCGGATCCAGAACGGATTCCCCGTGGGCTATTTCTGGGGATACAAAACCGCCGGCATTTTTCAGACCCAGGCGGAGGTGGATGCCTACAGCGGGACAAATGGCCTCATACAGCCGAATGCCGTGGCAGGAGACGTCCGCTTTGTGGATCTGAACCGAGACGGTTCTATAACGACTGCAGATAAAACCATGATCGGCGATCCCAATCCCGACTTCACCTATGGCGGCAATATCACCGCCAGCTATAAAGGCTTTGACCTGAACCTGAATATTGCAGGCGTAAGCGGCAACCAGATCGTAGACGGCACCCATGCCAACGACAGGGCCTATAATAACTACAGTACAGCCATTCTGGACCGGTGGCATGGAGAAGCCACTTCCAATCGTATTCCAAGGGTGACCATGGGTGATGAAGCCAATAAGAATTATAAGAACTTCTCAGACCTCTACATCCAGAGCGGCTCTTTTATGCGCTTAA containing:
- a CDS encoding hybrid sensor histidine kinase/response regulator transcription factor; amino-acid sequence: MLHKGKIGYFFLGGFLLVHLSCFALQRQLGFTRLDISDGLIHNQVNCIMKDAKGFIWLGTPSGLSRYDGRHFIDFRHNSADSNTLADNYIEDIFTLPGGWLWIKSRSASDIFDPRKMVFNHDENTLLRGLGLPKGQVLQIRQLSATKYLFVYKDQGIALYEAPSIPSILPRVTWWPLAGSFITSDATMDRAGKIWAVSQTGVLNCFDPQTGHWHTAVSLSGRDGRKKNLPTDAYRLFADSKGSLWVYTAGLPGPLFCFHPATNLLAEYQEEKNHRERAIDLNNNIINAITEDEQGNIWVGTDHGGVNIIDQGKRTVRYLMNNPENQKSLAQNCIYDLYKDDNGLIWVGTYKKGVCYYNERMDRFPLYSHDPNTPDQQRTLPYEDVNRFVEDELGNLWIGTNGGGLIYYNRKDSTFKRFTHNPADPSSLCADVIVGLCYDSQHRLWIGTYYGGLDCYQNGRFTHYRHQAGNPASLSDNRVWDIIEDHKKGIWVGTLGGGLQKLDPATGKFTTWPPSQNSIDGIEYILTMDQLENGDLWVGTAAGIEIYPAGGAPARHLGSVRGDQASLSNDNINAIYEDKKGYVWVGTREGLNCIDTRSGHIRRYTTREGLPDNTVLTLLEDKTGYLWMSTPSGLIRFDPPKTFSGSLSPAAFRKFDESDGLQGREFNEKSAFKTRSGALIFGGAGGFNLFNPDSISIDYHTAPIVFTELQIGGKPAKIGEKYSGHIILNQSASWTGNLKLPYGASDFSLSFMALGYGHSPRIKYAYRLKNFNDEWILIESNADNRATYTNLDPGAYTLEVKSCNQDGIWSKQPATMQLSILPPFWKSSWAYLIYIILLALLLYLARSILLYRARMRFALEQERQQASHTHDMDMLKIRFLTNISHEFRTPLSLIIAPLDKLMKEAHEPHLKGQLDMVRRNAKRLLHLVSQLLDFRKMEVQEIQLHPTDGDIVSFVRDTAISFTDIAEKKNINFSIKSQVSSLQASFDPDKLERILFNLLSNAFKFTPESGQITLSMQEETDAHHKKWLKICVEDNGIGIPENKLHQIFERFFQHDLPYQMVNAGSGIGLSITQEFVRLHGGRIDVTSSEGQGSRFNVWLPVVPAATEPQEGTDAIKEKSDTFLLNPEKNKIQVTALSAFPSTAYAPQEKPDGRRKTILLVEDHEDFRFYLKDNLGVQFNILEAADGHKGWEFCLNAKPDLVVSDIMMEGMDGLQLCRKIKKDPCTASIPVILLSAKASQEQQVEGLRQGANDYMTKPFNFEVLQARILNLLHQAKQTKKEAPAKIEIEPTHTTIDSQQDQFLQAAREAVETAMDDSEFSVEQLSQALFVSRVTLYKKLVAITGKTPIEFIRTLRMKRAAAYLQKGMNVAQAAYEVGYNNPKNFTKHFKQAFGILPSQYSKEQRLDDLLEKDNES
- a CDS encoding SusC/RagA family TonB-linked outer membrane protein; amino-acid sequence: MPYSNLIFNLLTRGGQPGQRSGAAAPDLHLSLRRPLLILLILALGIFPATAQTALKGKVVSKTDGAALSGVSIQVKDASGTLHQGVITNANGEFSLEATAGSTIRFSRIGFSTLEVAAASVPKIVELTETSQNLDAVVVVGYGTQRKKDLTGATVHLGGDNLSENHTINTLQNLQGKAPGVQVTSTSGQPGDGVKIRIRGIGTNGNTNPLYVVDGMPTSDISYLNPSDIASLDILKDAASAAIYGTRAANGIVLITTVKGGKGGMRTALHGYYGIQNPLKRQSLLNARQYAVIMNESALNSGKGPSYFYTQQEIDSMGKGTNWQQAATNKNAPIENYDLSFSGGNGISTYASSLSYQKQEGIIGLSGKSYYERFGFRINSDHKVYKDILKFGENLSYTHSNQSGIGTGNIYGNSIRGLLNTSPTFPVYNTDGSYGTSQMSSEEVNPVAAMATLNQNKTITDRFLGNAYLEAKLLQHFTLRSSFGIDLSFYSTNSFIPIYDLAANSSSTTTTANQGLYRNFTWNWDNTLTYDNQFGQHKLNVLIGTSAQEFAGFTVSGSKQDLSIEDFEHAIIDNGKEGTQKAYGSRSEYALNSYMARVNYSYAEKYLLTAIVRRDASISFGSNHRWATFPSFSAGWILTNEAFLKNTGWLNFLKLRAGWGQNGNDQIPHFVYLATVSSLKMGYYFGGQDASTISVGAAPDYIANPDLKWEASEQEDIGFDATLFDHFTLNFDWFRKTSKDWLVRPPIPDIVGTGAPYINGGDIVNQGVEIALNYNAQIGDVNLSVGGNIAFNKNKAVSVPNTDGIIHGATNLISSNTEEFYRIQNGFPVGYFWGYKTAGIFQTQAEVDAYSGTNGLIQPNAVAGDVRFVDLNRDGSITTADKTMIGDPNPDFTYGGNITASYKGFDLNLNIAGVSGNQIVDGTHANDRAYNNYSTAILDRWHGEATSNRIPRVTMGDEANKNYKNFSDLYIQSGSFMRLKSLSLGYDLKKGFLPNLPFDQFRVYISATNLFTITDYTGIDPEVGYGNTETDGNNWSSGIDLGYYPQPRTVLFGLDVRF
- a CDS encoding TIM-barrel domain-containing protein, whose protein sequence is MRDIVRINKRQSRKPPVLQQIGLLFLTILGCYGVRAQSVTPPYKKIPNGIAICLNQSGTPPQYLRLQFVTPSILHVIVKPDSNFITAPTLMIQARPLENIDYKVSTLKNGRELEIKSGRLQAVVDLITGKISYLDQNDHALLRETGNARSFKPIEIAASGYYNIVQQFDNVQNSPLFGLGGNQLGYTDLRGKDLEMIQYNSNVFNPFLVSTGHFALLWNNSSITYYGHPEQYRTLADLKLFDVEGKPGALTATYITDTTHPAGMFSRREKSIGYQFAKDSALLPGRFKMTTRSKVIWEGAVSSDQSTAMYDFILKFGGYVKVWLDHQPVVDWWRQAWNPAEVPFKLQMESGKKYDIKVEWAPDGTSSFAALRQKRQIKDQDRQIRFHSEAGKQIDYYVLTGQKIDSLISGYRYLTGKAPIMPKWAYGFWQSKEHYNSQKEILATAKQFRQKQIPIDNIVQDWYYWKKDDWGSQEFDRSRYPDPAGMIRQLHNDYDLRFMISVWPKFYEGSKYFKQFWDNNWLYKQNVIEKRKDWMGYVSTFYDAFNPAAGSAFWDIVKEKIYSKGVDAWWLDATEPDIVDNITNDRRMELMTPSYAGAPQIDFNAYALAQDKTFYTGQRDADPNKRVFILTRSAFTGAQRYAAATWSGDIGATWQEMHRQIATGISFSMAGIPYWSMDIGGFAVESKYQKPGPKLKEAWRELQTRWFQFGAFSPIFRSHGQAPAREMFNIAPEGHPAYSSMLYYDQLRYRLMPYIYSVGAATYFKNYTPMRGLAMDFPEDQQATAITDAYMFGPGLLIAPVTRPHVTTKAVYLPKGVQWYGFYNGKHFNGGQIIQATAPYGRMPVFVSAGTILPTGPVRQHTGPLADTLDIYVYAGKDGQFTLYEDQGTTYDYEKGQFQKIEFKYRDTTGNLEISAPKGRYNEKVPGHKTFRIYWVNPASAVGIDAKAAPAKTVIYKDRPVKISLH